A genomic window from Mustela erminea isolate mMusErm1 chromosome 16, mMusErm1.Pri, whole genome shotgun sequence includes:
- the GPAA1 gene encoding glycosylphosphatidylinositol anchor attachment 1 protein isoform X1: MGLLSDPVRRRALARLVLRLNAPLCVLSYVAGIAWFLALAFPPLTQRTYMSENAMGSTMVEEQFAGGDRARGLARDFAAHRRKSGALPVAWLERTMRSVGLEVYTQSFSRRLPFPDETHERYMVSGTNVYGILRAPRAASTESLVLTVPCGPDSTNSQAVGLLLALAAHFRGQIYWAKDIIFLVTEQDLLGTEAWLEAYHDVNVTGMQSSPLQGRAGAIQAAVALELSSDVVTSLDVAVEGLNGQLPNLDLLNLFQTFCQKGGLLCTLQGKLQPQDWTSVDGPLQGLQTLLLMVLQQASGRPHGPHGLFLRYRVEALTIRGINSFRQYKYDLVAVGKALEGVFRKLNHLLERLHQSFFFYLLPALSRFVSIGLYMPAAGFLLLVLGLKALELWMQLHEAGVGPEEPRGASGPSPPVLPAQSVGLASLVAPLLISQAMGLALYILPVLSQHVATQHFPVAEAEAVVLTLLAIYAAGLALPHSTQRVVSAQAPDRGWMALKLVALIYLALQLACITLTNFSLGFLLAATMVPAAALTTPCGPRPLYAALLVLTSPAATLLGSLFLWRELQEAPLSLAEGWQLFLAALAQGVLEHHTYGALLFPLLALGLYPCWLLFWNVLFWK; encoded by the exons ATGGGCCTCCTGTCGGACCCGGTGCGCCGCCGCGCCCTCGCCCGCCTCGTGCTGCGTCTCAACGCGCCGCTCTG CGTGCTGAGCTACGTGGCGGGCATCGCCTGGTTCCTGGCGCTGGCTTTCCCGCCGCTGACCCAGCGCACGTACATGTCGGAGAACGCCATGGGCTCCACCATGGTGGAGGAGCAGTTCGCGGGCGGGGACCGTGCCCGGGGCTTGGCCCGAGACTTCGCGGCGCACCGCAGGAAGTCGGG GGCTCTGCCAGTGGCGTGGCTGGAGCGGACGATGCGGTCAGTGGGGCTGGAAGTGTACACGCAGAGCTTCTCGCGGAGGCTGCCCTTTCCTGATGAGACCCACGAGCGCTAC ATGGTGTCTGGTACCAACGTGTACGGCATCCTGCGGGCCCCGCGCGCTGCCAGCACCGAGTCCCTGGTGCTCACCGTCCCCTGTGGCCCGGACTCTACCAACAGCCAGGCAGTGGGGCTGCTGCTGGCACTTGCTGCCCACTTTCGGG GGCAGATTTACTGGGCCAAAGACATCATCTTCCTGGTGACAGAACAAGACCTTCTGGGTACAGAGGCTTGGCTGGAGGCCTACCACGACGTCAACGTCACCG GCATGCAGTCATCCCCTCTGCAGGGCCGGGCGGGGGCCATCCAGGCAGCCGTGGCTCTGGAGCTGAGCAGTGATGTGGTCACTAGCCTCGATGTGGCTGTGGAGGGGCTCAACGGGCAGCTGCCCAACCTCGATCTACTCAACCTCTTCCAGACTTTCTGTCAGAAAGGGGGGCTGCTGTGTACGCTGCAGGGCAAG CTGCAGCCCCAGGACTGGACATCCGTCGACGGGCCGCTGCAGGGTCTGCAGACCTTGCTGCTTATGGTTCTGCAGCAGGCCTCCGGCCGCCCCCACGGCCCTCATGGCCTCTTCCTGCGCTACCGTGTGGAGGCCCTGACCATCCGTGGCATTAACAGCTTCCGACAATATAAGTATGACTTGGTGGCAGTGGGCAA GGCCCTGGAGGGCGTGTTCCGCAAGCTCAACCACCTCCTGGAGCGCCTGCACCAGTCCTTCTTCTTCTACCTGCTCCCGGCGCTGTCCCGCTTCGTGTCCATCGGCCTCTACATGCCTGCTGCCGGCTTTCTGCTCTTGGTCCTTGGTCTCAAA GCTCTGGAGCTGTGGATGCAATTGCATGAGGCCGGAGTGGGCCCCGAGGAGCCTAGGGGGGCCTCTGGACCTAGCCCTCCCGTCCTGCCAGCACAG AGCGTCGGGCTGGCCTCGCTTGTGGCGCCCTTGCTGATCTCACAGGCCATGGGTCTGGCCCTCTACATCCTGCCGGTGCTGAGCCAACACGTGGCTACCCAGCACTTCCCCGTAGCCGAGGCCGAGGCCGTGGTGCTGACTCTGCTGGCCATCTACGCGGCAGGCCTAGCCCTTCCGCATAGCACCCAGCG GGTGGTGAGTGCACAGGCCCCAGACAGAGGCTGGATGGCACTGAAGCTGGTGGCCCTCATCTACCTGGCACTGCAGTTGGCCTGCATCACCCTCACCAACTTCTCGCTGGGCTTCCTGCTGGCCGCCACCATGGTGCCTGCTGCCGCGCTCACCACGCCCTGCGGGCCCCG GCCCCTCTACGCTGCCCTGCTGGTGCTCACAAGCCCAGCAGCCACGCTCCTGGGCAGCTTGTTCCTGTGGCGGGAGCTGCAGGAGGCCCCGCTGTCCCTGGCCGAGGGCTGGCAGCTCTTCCTGGCGGCGCTGGCCCAGGGCGTGCTGGAGCACCACACCTACGGtgccctgctcttccctctgttgGCTCTGGGCCTCTACCCCTGCTGGCTGCTCTTCTGGAACGTGCTCTTCTGGAAGTGA
- the GPAA1 gene encoding glycosylphosphatidylinositol anchor attachment 1 protein isoform X2 produces MGLLSDPVRRRALARLVLRLNAPLCVLSYVAGIAWFLALAFPPLTQRTYMSENAMGSTMVEEQFAGGDRARGLARDFAAHRRKSGALPVAWLERTMRSVGLEVYTQSFSRRLPFPDETHERYMVSGTNVYGILRAPRAASTESLVLTVPCGPDSTNSQAVGLLLALAAHFRGQIYWAKDIIFLVTEQDLLGTEAWLEAYHDVNVTGMQSSPLQGRAGAIQAAVALELSSDVVTSLDVAVEGLNGQLPNLDLLNLFQTFCQKGGLLCTLQGKQASGRPHGPHGLFLRYRVEALTIRGINSFRQYKYDLVAVGKALEGVFRKLNHLLERLHQSFFFYLLPALSRFVSIGLYMPAAGFLLLVLGLKALELWMQLHEAGVGPEEPRGASGPSPPVLPAQSVGLASLVAPLLISQAMGLALYILPVLSQHVATQHFPVAEAEAVVLTLLAIYAAGLALPHSTQRVVSAQAPDRGWMALKLVALIYLALQLACITLTNFSLGFLLAATMVPAAALTTPCGPRPLYAALLVLTSPAATLLGSLFLWRELQEAPLSLAEGWQLFLAALAQGVLEHHTYGALLFPLLALGLYPCWLLFWNVLFWK; encoded by the exons ATGGGCCTCCTGTCGGACCCGGTGCGCCGCCGCGCCCTCGCCCGCCTCGTGCTGCGTCTCAACGCGCCGCTCTG CGTGCTGAGCTACGTGGCGGGCATCGCCTGGTTCCTGGCGCTGGCTTTCCCGCCGCTGACCCAGCGCACGTACATGTCGGAGAACGCCATGGGCTCCACCATGGTGGAGGAGCAGTTCGCGGGCGGGGACCGTGCCCGGGGCTTGGCCCGAGACTTCGCGGCGCACCGCAGGAAGTCGGG GGCTCTGCCAGTGGCGTGGCTGGAGCGGACGATGCGGTCAGTGGGGCTGGAAGTGTACACGCAGAGCTTCTCGCGGAGGCTGCCCTTTCCTGATGAGACCCACGAGCGCTAC ATGGTGTCTGGTACCAACGTGTACGGCATCCTGCGGGCCCCGCGCGCTGCCAGCACCGAGTCCCTGGTGCTCACCGTCCCCTGTGGCCCGGACTCTACCAACAGCCAGGCAGTGGGGCTGCTGCTGGCACTTGCTGCCCACTTTCGGG GGCAGATTTACTGGGCCAAAGACATCATCTTCCTGGTGACAGAACAAGACCTTCTGGGTACAGAGGCTTGGCTGGAGGCCTACCACGACGTCAACGTCACCG GCATGCAGTCATCCCCTCTGCAGGGCCGGGCGGGGGCCATCCAGGCAGCCGTGGCTCTGGAGCTGAGCAGTGATGTGGTCACTAGCCTCGATGTGGCTGTGGAGGGGCTCAACGGGCAGCTGCCCAACCTCGATCTACTCAACCTCTTCCAGACTTTCTGTCAGAAAGGGGGGCTGCTGTGTACGCTGCAGGGCAAG CAGGCCTCCGGCCGCCCCCACGGCCCTCATGGCCTCTTCCTGCGCTACCGTGTGGAGGCCCTGACCATCCGTGGCATTAACAGCTTCCGACAATATAAGTATGACTTGGTGGCAGTGGGCAA GGCCCTGGAGGGCGTGTTCCGCAAGCTCAACCACCTCCTGGAGCGCCTGCACCAGTCCTTCTTCTTCTACCTGCTCCCGGCGCTGTCCCGCTTCGTGTCCATCGGCCTCTACATGCCTGCTGCCGGCTTTCTGCTCTTGGTCCTTGGTCTCAAA GCTCTGGAGCTGTGGATGCAATTGCATGAGGCCGGAGTGGGCCCCGAGGAGCCTAGGGGGGCCTCTGGACCTAGCCCTCCCGTCCTGCCAGCACAG AGCGTCGGGCTGGCCTCGCTTGTGGCGCCCTTGCTGATCTCACAGGCCATGGGTCTGGCCCTCTACATCCTGCCGGTGCTGAGCCAACACGTGGCTACCCAGCACTTCCCCGTAGCCGAGGCCGAGGCCGTGGTGCTGACTCTGCTGGCCATCTACGCGGCAGGCCTAGCCCTTCCGCATAGCACCCAGCG GGTGGTGAGTGCACAGGCCCCAGACAGAGGCTGGATGGCACTGAAGCTGGTGGCCCTCATCTACCTGGCACTGCAGTTGGCCTGCATCACCCTCACCAACTTCTCGCTGGGCTTCCTGCTGGCCGCCACCATGGTGCCTGCTGCCGCGCTCACCACGCCCTGCGGGCCCCG GCCCCTCTACGCTGCCCTGCTGGTGCTCACAAGCCCAGCAGCCACGCTCCTGGGCAGCTTGTTCCTGTGGCGGGAGCTGCAGGAGGCCCCGCTGTCCCTGGCCGAGGGCTGGCAGCTCTTCCTGGCGGCGCTGGCCCAGGGCGTGCTGGAGCACCACACCTACGGtgccctgctcttccctctgttgGCTCTGGGCCTCTACCCCTGCTGGCTGCTCTTCTGGAACGTGCTCTTCTGGAAGTGA